A genomic region of Nitrosopumilaceae archaeon contains the following coding sequences:
- a CDS encoding tetratricopeptide repeat protein → MKFYGFIVLLSIMVIFSTLNQSDAQVFSNKSYSHAPFRESLYDFLAMKDKVSATLSNGTSPVESPVLSNNTLPPDSLDMKDKVSATLSNGTSPVNSPTIKSAPVNNATTPAPISQQLYKQGNALFDQGKYQDAISYYNKTLGIDPANINALYNTALALDRLNNTNDAISYYDKVLAITPNDTDSLNNKGVDLANLGKYDEAISSYDKVLAINPSDTDALYNIGIAYDNLGKHDKAILYYDNVLAIDPTNVDALNKMNLTYNNANKTTLSVVQKLDKTSLYIVVGLGIVLAVTIIIINLIAKRSKSEQKVSETSPTIKEEEESTRTKIQDEDKSADIKIQKDDDNDWSGI, encoded by the coding sequence ATGAAATTTTACGGATTCATCGTATTGCTATCTATAATGGTAATATTTTCCACCTTAAATCAAAGTGATGCGCAAGTATTTTCAAATAAATCCTATTCACACGCACCATTTCGTGAATCACTTTATGATTTTCTTGCTATGAAAGATAAAGTATCTGCAACTCTGTCAAATGGCACCTCACCTGTTGAATCCCCAGTTCTGTCAAACAACACCCTACCTCCTGATTCTCTAGATATGAAAGATAAAGTATCTGCAACCCTGTCAAATGGCACCTCACCTGTTAATTCTCCTACCATTAAATCAGCACCAGTAAACAATGCAACCACGCCAGCTCCAATATCTCAGCAATTATACAAGCAAGGAAATGCTCTTTTTGACCAAGGTAAATACCAAGACGCAATATCATACTATAACAAGACACTAGGCATAGACCCTGCTAACATAAACGCGCTCTACAACACTGCTCTTGCACTTGATAGACTGAACAATACCAATGATGCAATCTCATATTATGACAAGGTTCTTGCTATTACTCCAAATGACACAGATTCATTAAACAACAAAGGTGTTGATCTTGCAAATTTGGGAAAATACGACGAAGCAATCTCATCTTATGACAAGGTTCTTGCTATTAATCCAAGTGACACAGATGCATTATATAACATTGGCATAGCATATGACAATCTAGGCAAGCATGATAAAGCAATCTTATATTATGATAATGTTCTTGCCATTGATCCTACAAACGTTGATGCATTAAACAAAATGAATCTTACATACAACAATGCAAATAAAACAACATTAAGTGTAGTGCAAAAATTAGATAAAACATCACTTTACATTGTTGTCGGTCTTGGAATTGTACTTGCTGTTACTATAATTATAATTAATCTGATAGCAAAAAGATCCAAGTCAGAACAAAAAGTTTCAGAAACCAGTCCTACAATAAAAGAAGAAGAGGAAAGCACAAGAACAAAAATTCAAGATGAAGATAAAAGTGCAGACATTAAAATTCAAAAGGATGATGACAATGATTGGAGTGGGATTTGA